The segment TTTACCTCCTCCTGTAACATTCAGATTTACACGCTGAGCTGTTGTATAATCTTTCATTAACCTGTTGGCGGAATTAATTTAGTGCATACTTAATTCTGCCAATGGGCTTGTCGTTAATGAAGTTTACGTATTGCAGAATGGTAAGTGCACTAATTTTGCCAATGATTCTGGCAAACAAACCATTCGTTATTTTCGCGTAGTTCCTGATGACCAAGAACTGGTCTGTAAGTTGTGAGAATATTGTCTCAATCCTCTTTCTTGCCTTTGCAAACGGAATGAATGTCGGTTTCCAATCCTTTTGGTTGAGCCGATACGGACACTCCAGTCTTATGTGTGCGGTTTCGAACAAGTCAAGCTGTACGTCAGCTCCAATATACCCTTTGTCACCATAGATGCTACAGTCGTGATAAGTATGTTTTACATCCTTCATATAATGGAGGTCAGCCACACTTGCCTTTGACAGATCATAGGAATGGATAACTCCACTTAACCCACAGAGAGCGTGTAACTTATAACCAAAATAATACGTGTTCTGCGAAGCACAGAAGCCGAAGTCGGGAGCTTGCGAGAAATTGCCGGCACGCCCCATCTTGCAACGTTTTCCTCTTGCAACCCTACAGACCTCTATCGGCTTGGAGTCAACAAAGAATTGTTCCTCTCCGCCATCCATTTCCATGGCAATCCGCTTGCGCAGTTCCTCACACAGGCCTGACGTTTTCTTCCTGCGGTCATTGAACTGTCTCCTTGATATGAGATTGGGAATGCTGTCCTTGTATTCTTGCAATTTATAGTCGAACAACCACTTCTCACTATCAATGCTCTCGGTCTCTGCCGTCAGGGATAGCGCCACCACTTCCAAATCCGAAAACTTGGGAACAGGACCACGACGTGGAACATTACCCGAATCATTGACGAGATTTTCAGAGAATTGCTTGCATATCTCAAGTATTTTGACGAATTTTGCATAAAGGTTGTACATACGATGGTTTGAACTTAATGTTTTAATCACCACTAAGTTACTAAAAATCAGCGACATGTACAACTTTTTACTCATATTTATCAACTTAAATTAATTCCGCCAACGGGTTTCATTAATTCATCCAGCCAATCTACAGATGGGTATAAATAAGGATCGGATTGCGTTCTGTATTTTTCTATTTCTTCTGCTGTATATAATGGAGCTGCTCCTCTGGAAGTTCTTGCAATGTTATACATGTTTGCCCAAGTAGCAGAATTAGCCATTTGCGGAAGTTTGGTAGGAGTCAATATTCCTGACTGTATTTTCACATTTACACTGGGCTGTCCTTCCTTTCCTCTACGCGTATTGACGATAATAACACCATTCGCTCCTCTTACTCCGTAAACCGCTGTAGCTGTCGCATCTTTTAATATGGAAAATGACTCGATATCCTCCGGATCCAACAAATCCAAACTACGCTCCACTCCATCTACCAATATCAAAGGATTTTTATTTTCACCAAATGTGCTGATACCACGAACCCAAAAATTAGAACTCTGCCCCGGTTCTCCACTACGCTGTACAGCAACCACTCCGGCCAAACGTCCAGCCAAGCTGTTACTGATTTGTCCTGTCGGAACTTTAATGTCGGCCACATCTACCGTCGTAATAGCTCCAATCACACTCATCTTTCGTTGAGAGCCATATCCTACTACCACTGCTTCTTCCAATTCCACAACATCCGCATGCAAATTAAAATCCAAGATCTGTGGCTCTGTGATAACCGCCCGTGCTTCTTTATAACCTAAATAGGAAGCAACAACGGTATGTCTTCCTCCTGGATAAGGGATAGAATAGTTTCCATCCAAATCAGTGATGGCACCAATCGTTGTCCCTTCAAGCATAACGGACGCTCCAATAATAACCTCTCCTGTCGCAGCATCAGTTACTCGCCCTCTCAACTCGGTCTCTTTTTTCACTTGTTCTGTTATCGGTAAAATTTCCCCCACTACGGAATCTACCGTTAGGTTACATAATAGCAGCATGCAACCTATTCGCACTAAACACCCTACTTTTTTCATGCTATCAGCATTAAATATTAAACATTATGGTAAGAATTAACAAATGCAATATTAAATAAAAATTCTATTTATTTCAATATTTTGAGGCTAAATAATTGTTAAACTAGCACGTATTTAATGGCAATAAACTTAGGAATAAGCAGACAATGGCTAAATCATTCCTTAATTTGTAAAATAAGTATAACTTAGAGAATGGCATACCAATAGATATTTTACGTTGACATTTTGCATGTTTTAGAACAGTGTTTTTAAATTGGATTGATTTATCCTTCTTTCCTAAACAAAACAAATCATACAAATAGATACCAAATACTAGTCTTCTCTCTTATAAAATCGAAGTATGTCAGATTAAATAATGACAGATTGTCTATCGATACATTACAAAATGTCATCTTATTATCTCAACGAACTTTACTGAAGTTTAAAATCATCCGGGGTAGGTTTAAAAGAGTTTTCGAGGGTTTAAATTCCAAATCCGCCTCATGACAATTTTTCCTTCTGGCACGCCGTTTGCAGAATCATAGGTGAATCGCGAAACCGAAAGGCGGAGGGGTTCAAAGAAAAATTGAATAATAAACATTTAAATATAGGAGATTACAACTATGACACCGATGAGAAAGTATAATAATCAAAATTGGATTCCGAGTATTTTCAATGATTTCTTTGATAATGACTGGATGGTTAAGGCTAATGCCACAGCACCTGCAATCAATGTAATTGAAAGCGATAAGGATTACAAAGTTGAAGTTGCGGCTCCAGGTATGACAAAGAATGATTTCAATATTCATCTGAGTGAAGATAATGAATTGGTTATCTCAATGGAAAAGAAGAATGAGACGAAAGAAGAAGACAAAGAGAACAAAAAGTATCTGCGTCGTGAATTCTCTTATACTCAATTCCAGCAGGCTCTTGTTCTTCCGGACGATGTTGACAAAGATAAAATCAATGCAAACGTCAGTGATGGTGTATTGACTATTGAATTGCCTAAACGTACTCCTGAAGAGAAAGCTAAAGTCAATCGGGTAATTGAAATTCATTAAATCATATTATCTAATTCAGGAGGGTGTTTCAGAAATGAGACACCCTCTTTTTTTATGTAAAAATGACACAATGTCTTTTTGTAAATAAGGTTGACTCCTAAAAAACAAGAAGATGAAAGAAAGCAATTATGAACAAGAGAAGTTTCGGAAGAATCAGGAAAGAGAGATTTTCCGTTTGGTAAAGCAAGACAACGTCTCCATCCAGGAAGTGGTTCAACAATATGGAGTAAGTCGTTCGAGCATTTATCGAATAATAGCTACCTTTGAACGAGAAAATCCTCTAGAAGCAGAACTCATGAAAAAGC is part of the Parabacteroides sp. AD58 genome and harbors:
- a CDS encoding IS982-like element IS1187 family transposase, coding for MSKKLYMSLIFSNLVVIKTLSSNHRMYNLYAKFVKILEICKQFSENLVNDSGNVPRRGPVPKFSDLEVVALSLTAETESIDSEKWLFDYKLQEYKDSIPNLISRRQFNDRRKKTSGLCEELRKRIAMEMDGGEEQFFVDSKPIEVCRVARGKRCKMGRAGNFSQAPDFGFCASQNTYYFGYKLHALCGLSGVIHSYDLSKASVADLHYMKDVKHTYHDCSIYGDKGYIGADVQLDLFETAHIRLECPYRLNQKDWKPTFIPFAKARKRIETIFSQLTDQFLVIRNYAKITNGLFARIIGKISALTILQYVNFINDKPIGRIKYALN
- a CDS encoding carboxypeptidase-like regulatory domain-containing protein; translation: MKKVGCLVRIGCMLLLCNLTVDSVVGEILPITEQVKKETELRGRVTDAATGEVIIGASVMLEGTTIGAITDLDGNYSIPYPGGRHTVVASYLGYKEARAVITEPQILDFNLHADVVELEEAVVVGYGSQRKMSVIGAITTVDVADIKVPTGQISNSLAGRLAGVVAVQRSGEPGQSSNFWVRGISTFGENKNPLILVDGVERSLDLLDPEDIESFSILKDATATAVYGVRGANGVIIVNTRRGKEGQPSVNVKIQSGILTPTKLPQMANSATWANMYNIARTSRGAAPLYTAEEIEKYRTQSDPYLYPSVDWLDELMKPVGGINLS
- a CDS encoding Hsp20/alpha crystallin family protein; its protein translation is MTPMRKYNNQNWIPSIFNDFFDNDWMVKANATAPAINVIESDKDYKVEVAAPGMTKNDFNIHLSEDNELVISMEKKNETKEEDKENKKYLRREFSYTQFQQALVLPDDVDKDKINANVSDGVLTIELPKRTPEEKAKVNRVIEIH
- a CDS encoding helix-turn-helix domain-containing protein, whose amino-acid sequence is MKESNYEQEKFRKNQEREIFRLVKQDNVSIQEVVQQYGVSRSSIYRIIATFERENPLEAELMKKQGKDVTPEDYKKLLEELSSLKKALAEERLRADFYQEMVAYGEEVYGIKLKKAGTK